A genomic stretch from Lathyrus oleraceus cultivar Zhongwan6 chromosome 2, CAAS_Psat_ZW6_1.0, whole genome shotgun sequence includes:
- the LOC127123042 gene encoding uncharacterized protein LOC127123042, whose protein sequence is MDTIKYVFEKPALTGRIARWQMLLSEYDIEYHTLKVIKGNVLANHLAHHPIDDYGSINFEFPDEDIMYLKAKDCNQPLPNEGPEPGSQWGLIFDGAVNAYGNGIGAVVITPHGSRIPFTARLTFKCTNNMAEYEAYIMGLEEAIDLRLKNLDVYRDSALAVNQIKGEWKTLQIGLIPYKDYARRLSTFFNKIELHYIPHEENQMADALDTLASMIIVNCWNDVPKIIVMCLDRSTHVFAMEEVSDDKPWRKWTPDYDGPYVVKKSFSGGALILTNMDGDELPHPVNADVVKKYFT, encoded by the exons atggataCGATTAAGTATGTCTTTGAAAAGCCTGCATTGACCGGAagaattgctcgttggcagatgctcttgtcCGAATATGACATTGAGTATCACACCCTGAAAGTTATCAAAGGAAATGTCTTGGCCAATCATTTAGCTCATCATCCAATCGACGATTATGGGTCTATAAATTTTGAATTCCCAGATGAAGATATTATGTACTTAAAAGCCAAAGATTGCAATCAACCGCTGCCAAATGAAGGGCCAGAGCCAGGTTCTCAGTGGGGTTTAATATTTGATGGAGCagttaatgcttatggtaatggtattggggcagtagTCATCACTCCTCATGGATCACGTATCCCTTTTACTGCAAGATTAACATTCAAGtgcacgaacaacatggcggAATACGAAGCCTACATCATGGGTctagaagaagccattgatcttagaTTAAAAAATCTCGATGTTTATAGAGACTCAGCTCTAGCTGTCAAtcaaattaaaggagaatggAAAACTCTTCAAATCGGCCTaatcccatacaaagactatgcaaggAGGTTATCTACTTTCTTCAACAAGATTGAACTTCATTACATCCCTCATGAGGAAAATCAAATGGCAGATGCCTTGGATACTTTGGCTTCCATGATCATTgtgaattgttggaatgatgtgCCTAAGATCATTGTTATGTGTCTTGATAGATCTACTCATGTATTTGCAATGGAAGAAGTCTCTGATGACAAGCCatg GAGAAAGTGGACTCCTGATTATGAtggcccatatgttgtcaagaaatCCTTCTCCGGTGGGgccttgattcttacaaataTGGATGGTGATGAGCTTCCACATCCTGTGAATGCTGACGTAGTTAAGAAATACTTCacctag